In Bradyrhizobium sp. WD16, the genomic stretch CCGTGCGAGCGCGAGGCAAACGTAGCGGTCATTCGGAGACGGGACACTAGGACGATGCCGGCCGTTTGGCACTGCCGCCGAAGGCGATGCCGCGCATCACGGCCGCATCCCCGAACTTCCGCCGCAGGTCGTCCATCGCCCGCTCGGCGTGAGCGCTGCGCCGGTCGAGGAGGTCGCTGTCGTCAGCGGCAGCAGCGGCCGGCTTGAGCGCGCTCACCCCGGCGCCGATCAGGCGAAACGTGGTGCCGTCGGTCTCTTTGGCCAGCATGTCCCGGGTGATCGCGAAGAGCTTCCCGGCGAGCTGGGTCGGACCGCTGATCGATTGCGACCGGGTCCGCTGGCGGAAATCCGCGGTCTTCAATTTCAGGGTGATGGTGGAGCCGGCGAGTTCGCCGCTCTTGAGCCGCGCCGAAACTTTCTCGCAGAGCCGCCAGAGCACCTTCTCGAGCGTCGGCAAGTCGCGGATGTCGGTGTCGAAGGTGGTCTCGCTCGAGATCGTCTTGGCGTCGCGGTCGGCAACCACGCGGCGATCGTCGATGCCGCGCGCCAGCCGCCATAGCCTTCGTCCCTCGGGGCCGAACTGCTTCATCAAGTCGGTCTCGTCGGCGCGCTGGAGGTCGCCGACGAGGCGAAAGCCGCGCTGTGCAAGCCGCTGCTCGGTCGCGGGGCCGACACCGAAGATGAAGCCGACCGGCTTCGGCGCCAGCATGGTCGCCGCTTCGTCCTGCGCCAGGGTGGCGAAGCCGCGCGGCTTGTCGAGATCCGAGGCAATCTTGGCGAGGAACTTGTTGACCGAGAGGCCGACGGAGACCGTGATGCCGATATCGCGTTCGATGTCGCGGGCGAAACGTGCCAGCACCTTGGCCGGGATCATGCCGTGCAGCCGCTCGGTGCCGGACAAATCGAGAAACGCTTCGTCGATGGACAGCGGCTCGACCAGCGGCGTCAGCGCCCGCATCGCGTTGCGGACCTCACGGCCGACGCGGACATATTTCGCCATGTCGGGGCGCACCACCGCGGCGTCGGGACAGAGTTCGAGCGCCTTGAACATCGGCATCGCCGAGCGCACGCCGAAGGTGCGGGCGATGTAGCAGGCCGCGCTGACGACGCCGCGTCGGCCGCCGCCGATGATCACCGGCCGGTCGGCAATGGCCGGATCGTCGCGCTTTTCGACCGTGGCGTA encodes the following:
- a CDS encoding DNA polymerase IV, yielding MGARCAVTVGPQCFCRDCLTDLPPDARRCTACGSPRLVRHQHLHALSLAHIDCDAFYATVEKRDDPAIADRPVIIGGGRRGVVSAACYIARTFGVRSAMPMFKALELCPDAAVVRPDMAKYVRVGREVRNAMRALTPLVEPLSIDEAFLDLSGTERLHGMIPAKVLARFARDIERDIGITVSVGLSVNKFLAKIASDLDKPRGFATLAQDEAATMLAPKPVGFIFGVGPATEQRLAQRGFRLVGDLQRADETDLMKQFGPEGRRLWRLARGIDDRRVVADRDAKTISSETTFDTDIRDLPTLEKVLWRLCEKVSARLKSGELAGSTITLKLKTADFRQRTRSQSISGPTQLAGKLFAITRDMLAKETDGTTFRLIGAGVSALKPAAAAADDSDLLDRRSAHAERAMDDLRRKFGDAAVMRGIAFGGSAKRPASS